A stretch of Schistocerca americana isolate TAMUIC-IGC-003095 chromosome 3, iqSchAmer2.1, whole genome shotgun sequence DNA encodes these proteins:
- the LOC124607133 gene encoding uncharacterized protein LOC124607133 isoform X2: protein MVRGFLHCCCRCFCRCCPGWLRECEARCCAILAIVTFSLAVTSFAVFTDSAFLAMSAHPHSAVCILHSYRRLSGSSLCQWTSCRASCTAAFYNCTQITVEYALGHPQTGENETNEYLNNTLLPLTKVSSNLSNGIPVERWNVSMPSTKKNLTFINMTAAAGNFTLSGASDIMNNLTRERKSTNYAVTTSDYHVGTWRNYSQDEMVKNASEYNSSHVLPLFVNLFGCGYEPEDLCRHFYHAYSEVGLVFPCLIFVDMGPPFAVPDPQADKYVSVGDPLRDFFLSLLPAFTCLCCAIYIHMRRLFQLKPQNKNEQNSVNIKKLKRNSIAPKNFYERRMMEMDIKWQHKPKVSTPLECRSICSSVEPDKLKKSASRDDTRRPAFIKVPPADAVPRAQAGPVDHEQFL from the coding sequence ATGGTTCGTGGGTTCTTGCACTGTTGCTGCCGCTGCTTCTGCCGCTGTTGCCCAGGCTGGCTGCGGGAGTGTGAAGCACGTTGTTGTGCTATTCTAGCCATTGTGACTTTCTCCCTTGCAGTCACATCATTTGCAGTTTTCACTGATTCTGCTTTCCTGGCAATGTCTGCTCATCCACATTCAGCAGTTTGCATTCTGCATTCATATCGTCGCCTAAGCGGTTCATCACTTTGCCAGTGGACATCTTGTCGAGCCAGCTGTACGGCTGCATTTTATAACTGTACTCAGATCACTGTAGAATACGCTCTAGGTCATCCACAAACTGGGGAGAATGAGACAAATGAATACCTCAACAACACGTTGCTACCCCTTACAAAAGTATCATCAAATCTTTCTAATGGAATTCCTGTAGAACGTTGGAATGTTAGCATGCCCAGTACCAAGAAGAATTTGACATTCATCAATATGACTGCTGCTGCAGGAAACTTTACACTTTCTGGTGCAAGTGATATTATGAATAATTTGACACGTGAGAGAAAGAGCACAAATTATGCAGTCACTACTTCAGACTACCATGTTGGCACATGGAGAAATTATTCACAAGATGAAATGGTTAAAAATGCCTCTGAATATAACAGTAGCCATGTTCTTCCACTGTTTGTGAATCTTTTTGGGTGTGGGTATGAACCTGAAGATCTTTGTAGACATTTTTACCATGCCTATTCGGAGGTAGGACTTGTATTTCCTTGCTTGATTTTTGTTGATATGGGTCCACCATTTGCAGTTCCGGATCCACAAGCAGACAAATATGTGTCTGTTGGAGATCCTCTTCGTGATTTCTTCCTGTCACTGCTGCCAGCATTTACATGTCTGTGCTGTGCAATTTACATTCATATGAGGCGCTTATTCCAATTGAAGCCTCAAAACAAAAATGAACAGAACTCTGTTAATATCAAAAAGCTCAAGCGAAACTCAATTGCTCCTAAAAATTTTTATGAAAGACGGATGATGGAAATGGACATAAAATGGCAGCATAAACCCAAAGTGAGCACTCCACTTGAATGTAGGAGTATTTGCTCTTCAGTAGAGCCTGATAAATTAAAAAAATCTGCTAGTCGGGATGATACTCGGCGTCCAGCTTTTATTAAGGTGCCACCTGCAGATGCTGTCCCAAGAGCTCAGGCTGGACCAGTAGACCATGAGCAGTTTTTATAG